The nucleotide sequence AGGCGACCTCGTGCTCGTCCGACCGGGCGCAAGCGTCCCTGCTGACGGTATCGTCGAGGAAGGAGATTCGGACGTCGAGGAGTCAATGATTACCGGTGAGTCGAAACCGGTCTCGAAGGAACCCGGCGACGAGGTCATCGGCGGGACAATTAACGGCGACGGGAGCCTTCGCGTGCGCGTCGGTGCGACGGGCGAGGAGACGACGCTTGCGGGCATCATGCGCCTCGTCGAGGAGGCCCAGCAGAGCAAGTCGAAGACACAGGTGCTGGCCGACCGCGCGGCAGGCTGGCTGTTCTACGTGGCCCTCGGTGCGGCAGTCGTGACAGCGATCGCGTGGACGGTCGCGATCTCGTTCGACGCGACCGTCATCGAGCGCGTCGTGACGGTGCTTGTCATTGCCTGCCCACACGCACTTGGGCTCGCCATCCCCCTCGTGGTCGCAATCAATACATCGCTCGCCGCTCGAAACGGGATGCTGGTCCGCGACCGGATTGCAATGGAAGAAGCGAGAAATCTTGACGCGATCATCTTCGACAAGACTGGGACGCTCACCGAAGGCGAGCACGGTGTCGTCGACATGGTGACTGTCGACGGGGTTGACGAGGACGACGCACTCAGGCTCGCGGCGGCCGTCGAGAGCGACTCCGAACACATGATCGCCCGCGCCATCCGCGAGGCCGCTAACGAGCGAGACCTAACTACTCCTGGCGCGACCGATTTCGAGGCAATCAAAGGCCGAGGAGTCCGCGCGAACGTTAACGTCTCCGGCTTTGCCGGAGGCTCGTCGGACGCGTTCGACGGTGGAAACGAGGTGTACGTCGGCGGGCCGAACCTGTTGACCCAACTCGATAGCGAGATTCCCGACCACCTCCAGCACTTCGCTGACGACGCCGGCCAGAACGCCCAGACCGTGGTGTATCTCGTTCGCGAAGGAGAGTTGATCGCCGCGTTCGCGATGGCCGACGTGATCCGTGAAGAGAGTTTCCGCGTCGTCGACGCCCTCCATGACCTGGGAATTGAGGTGGCGATGCTGACTGGAGACTCCCAGGACGTCGCCGATGCCGTCGCCGACGAACTGGGTATCGACACGGTGTTCGCCGAGGTTCTCCCCGAAGACAAGGACGTGAAAGTCCAAGAGCTCCAAAACCAGGATAAGCTCGTGGGGATGGTCGGCGACGGCGTGAACGACGCGCCGGCGTTGACGCGGGCCGACGTCGGAATCGCCATCGGGAGCGGCACCGACGTCGCGGTCCAGTCGGCCGACGTCATCCTCGTCCAGAACAACCCGATGGACGTGGTTCGGCTCGTGAAACTCAGCAAGGCCAGCTACCGAAAGATGCAGGAGAATATCGTCTGGGCGGCCGGATACAACGTATTCGCAATTCCGCTTGCAGCTGGCATCCTTGCGCCGATCGGGGTTTTGCTGTCCCCCGCCGTGGGCGCCCTCCTGATGTCGCTGAGTACGGTAATTGTCGCGATCAACGCGCAGCTACTCCGACGCGTCGATCTGTCGCTCCCGAACCTCCCAGGAGTAGCATCACCTACTGACGCTCAGGCCACAGACTGAGAGTCTCTGCTTCTAAAGAATACAGCGAGAGTGTCACGGGTCGGGTGACCCGTGGTACTTTACACAGATTCGAGGAGAAAGCCCACGACCGAAGTTGTGGGTTACTAATATACACGATGAGAACTCTACTCCAGGTTGTCAGGAGAATGACTAATCATTGACCGCTCGTCTGTAAGGATGCACAATGAAAACATCAGTAGAGTCCATAGTTTACCGATCGCCACTGGGGATCTTCTTTGTATTAGCGTACGCCATCTCGTGGGCGTTTATTCTCCCCTGGTCGGTGAGCGAGAGTCGCGGTGGCTTGGAATTGTTGCCGTATACGCTGCCGGATGCGTTTGGTATCGTGATGTTTGTAATTGCACCCTTGGGGCCTCTACTCGCAGCTGTTCTCGTAACTGCAGTGATAGAGGGTTGGGTAGGCGTGCGTCGATTACTGGGAGGGATTAAACGATGGCGAGTCGGCCTTCGATGGTACGTGGTCGCTCTGTTCGGATTTATGTTTGCGTACATCGCGGGATACGTTACGATTCTTGGAACCGATCCACTCACGGCACTTCTTGAGAATTGGTCACTCTTCTTCACCGTCTTCCTTCCCCTCGTGCTACTGGGAATTTTCGTACCGTCGATTGGTGAGGAACCTGGCTGGCGCGGTTTTGCACTCCCACGGTTACAACGACAATACGGCCCAATCTGGGGGACGCTCGTTCTCGGAGTACTCGTTGGCCTGTATCACCTCCCCGCGTTTTTCACACCGTTTCTCGGGCCAATCACGCTCTCTGGGTTCGTTGCGTTCGTGCTGACCGCCATCGCGGGTTCGTTTATCTATACTTGGGTTTTCAACGGTACTGGTGGTAGCCTTCTCATCGTCATTCTCCTCCATGCTGCTGGAAACGCGGCGAGCGGACTTCTCACACCAATCTTCGGTGGCTTGGGCTATGGGGGATGGGCCGCTACTATTATCGATGGTGGTGCGTTGAATGTCATCGTCTTTGCCATAGTCGCGGTGGTCCTCATAATTCTCACCAAAGGACGCCTCGCCTACAACAGCTAGCTGCTATTGAGCTATGATCTCCCTTGATTCGCTACTCTGCTTGATAGACTGCGCAGCGTCCACCGTCGGTAAGCCTAACCAAGTATGTCGAACTGTATGCACGGCTGAGTACCTTGCTTGCCATCAACTCCGCCTCTTCGGTCGAGCAGTCACGCAGTGTCTGAATCACTTCCGTGAGTTCCACGAAGCGTTCTGTCCAGTCACACGGGATGAAGTTCTCGTTCATACCCATCAGTCAGCGAGGGCCTCAATATACCTCAGTCACGTATGGCGAAACTGAAAGCGATTGATACGCGTGGAAACATTCATTTGACTCTATTGATATTCCTGCTTAAAAAACATGACAATACACCATATTTTCTCAAATATTCCAAAAGTTTTTAAATCTATTATTGAAATCGTCCAAATAGGAACACCAAGTGCCTAGATGGCGTCTGTTGCCTTGTATTCTGTAAGGCAGGCAATGGATACCGCAGAGACTCTATCCGCGCTTTCCACGTGGATTGCTCGTCTTGAGCGGTTCTGTTCCGGAGGTACTAAAATGGGCGACACAATCACGCAGAACGGTGTCTCAAGGAATGAGCAAATACTCGTCCTTCACGTCGATGATGATCAACAAGTGAGTGAGTTGACCGCGGAGTTTCTAGAACGGATAACCGACAGTTTCGAGGTACGTACCGAAACGAATCCACGCGAGGTGCTTCACCAGTTGTCCACCACTCCCATTGACTGTATCATCAGCGACTACGAGATGCCCGAGATGGATGGAATCAAGCTTCTCAGCACTGTTCGCGAGGAGTATCCCAACATGCCGTTTATCCTGTTCACGGGGAAGGGCAGCGAGGAGATCGCCTCCGAGGCGATAGACGCAGGGGTAACGTCCTATATCCAGAAAGGCGGGACCGAAGTATACGACCAACTCGCAAACCGCATCAAGAACGCGGTCAGCCACCGTCGATCCGAACGACGAGCGCGGATCGCCCAAGACCGACTGCTTGCTCTCTACGAGCAAACCGATGGGTTCTACATTCTCAATTCGGATTGGCGAATCGCCTACTGGAATCAGACGATTGCAGACAGAACTGGCTTGACAGCTGACGAGGTTCTCGATAAGAAGTTCTGGGATGTGTTCCCTGAGGCCACTGAGACAGAGGTGTACGACTTCTTCCAGAATGCGATGTCAGCCGGCGAGCCGACAGCGTTTGAAACCTACTCTGACCTCTTCGGATACTGGACTGAAGTCCGAGCGTACCCCGTCGAGCATGGTCTTTTCGTTCACTCACGGGACATCACAAAGAAGCGAGAGCGTGATCAGGAACTGAAGCGTCGAAACCATATTCTGGAATCGTTTGCAAACACGGTTTCACACGATCTTCGAAATCCCCTCAACGTGGCTGAAGGGAGACTCCAATTGGCACAAGAGACGGGTGATTTCGAGCATCTCGAAGAAGTCACACAGGCACACAATCGAATGCGAAACCTCATTGACGAACTGCTTCGATTGGCTCGCGGAGAAGAGTTATCACTCTCAGTGGTGTCCATCCAAGAGATAGTCGAACAGGCATGGGAGACTGTCTCCTCGGAATCGACGGAATTGATCGTTGACACAGACACGGAAATCCGAGCGCACGCGTCACAGTTGCAACGACTCTTTGAGAACCTCTTCTGGAACGCCCTTGACCACGGAAACGCTTCAACGATCCGAGTCGGCTTGCTCGATAATGGCTTTTTTGTTGAGGATAACGGTCCTGGGATTCCACCAGCTGAGCGTGAGACGGTGTTTGAGTCAGGATACTCGACAGACGAAAGTAGCCCAGGCTATGGGCTCTCCATTGTGAAAGGGATCGTTGAAACTCATACATGGGAAATCGAAATCACTGAGGGCGATGAAGGTGCACGGTTCGAAATCACAGGAACCAATCGATATTGATTGACCAAAGACTACTGTTGGACTGTCCGGATGTTTATCCGTTCTGCAAGTCAGTGACCTACGAGTGAACTCGTGGGCTTCCTCCTCGAATCTGTGTGAGAGATGCATGCGGAGTTCTTCGCGTGCGTTCACGCCTGCGTCTCCTTCTGCTGGGCATCGATCTGGAGTCCTGCGTGGGCGAGTTGGTCCATTGACTTCCACCCGCGCTTCTTTGCGACGTACTGGTGCCAGTGGGTGAGTGGACGGCCGTTGAGTGGTTGGTAGTGGTTGAGGTCGCGCTCATTGTAGACGATGATGGCGTCGGCGGGCTGGTAGTAGTGATATTTTTCAAGAGTCTTGTCATTCTCACCCATAGCACCAAAAGCTAGTTCCAGTGTAAGACAAGGATATTTCAGTACTGCCTGTTCTGGTACCTGTATGGTCCCTCGACGAATTCGGATATTCCTCGTCCTCCTCATCCTCTTCAGCGGATTCTCTATTGCAGCTGGAGCACTCATCGACGCACCACCAACGCTGACAGTTGAGAACGAGGACGACACCACTTATCGCATCACCGCGTACACGACAGACGGACTCCAAGAGGCTCTGCTCATGAACTTCGCCGTCACTACAGAAGACGGCGAGCGGGCGTACCGGTTCATCACACCGAACAGACAGTGAGGAAACGACGCTGACCACTCTACACCGGGTGGGAGTGAAAGGGGCCGGGCGTTCGGCGAGCGAGCCGACACAAGGACCGCAGCGGAGCGAGGACCGCAGCGAGGTGTAGCCGTCGAGCGCCCAGGGGCTTTCAGAGGCTTTTATTCACAACTGTCGCTCCACACCTCTCGATACGGAAGTGAGCAAACACTCCGAGCACGTCGACGAGGTCGGAACGTCTCGTGTTAGTGTCTACAGACGCCATTCGACGGCACGCCAACCTCCTCATTTGGGTACCATCGTTTGACAGTCAATCTACCACCAGCCGTGATTACCAGACAGAGTGCCCACCAACTAGGAGTCCCCGGTGTTGAGAGGTCCCATTCATACTGAACCGTCGGTCCATCGGCAAGCGAGGCAGCGAGTGTATACGACCCCGGTGTCTCGGTGACTGCAGGCTGAATCGTCAACGGAAGCGATGTTTGATACGTCTGCTCAAGGATGGCCTCCCCGCTATCGTTCCGGACGGTGACGTTGACTGTCCGTCCACCTTGCTCAGGGTGCTCGTAATCGGGTTCAGTCTCGAAATCATAGATCTGCAACCGAGCAAGTGGGTCGTCACTATCGTCCGCAGTAGACGCCTGAACGACAGGCCGTTCACACCGATAGGCATTGAACGGGATTCGTCGGTGTCGCTCATTACTCACGAAGTGGGCGACACTCGAAGCGTTACGGGTTGCGCTACTCGCGGAGCTACCCGAACGGTAATAGCGGGCAGACCCTCGACATGAGGACAACACGTAGTACCCTGAGCCAGTCGTGTGGACGACAGCGACACGTGCTGGCTCAACCGTAATCTCCGTCGCTCCGCCTGAACTTCCGAATCCGCCGACGAGTTCGTTATACACGTAGCGTTGTTCGTATGTCTCAACAAACGATTGAGCAACTGCAGAGCTAGACACGTCACTCGGTTCGGGGAGTGGTTTCGTCTCAGTGAGTGTCGTCACGTCTGATGGCGGTGTTGGCTGAGACGTTGAGACCGAGTTACGGCTGTCTCTCTCGCGGGTAGCACAGCCAGCCAGCATACCTGTCCCACACGCTATCGATGCGAGCACTCTACGGCGTCGCATCAGCATCTACTCTCCCAGTTGCTGCGACAGTCGTCGTATCGGTTGGAGGGCATCGGAATGTGACCTGACTTCGTGTATTGTCAGCATATATTATTTGATATTAGACAATCCGATGTCGAGGATGAGAAATCGGAAACGCCGAGCTCACACAGCAAACAGAAGTCCAAGAAGCCAACACAATCCCAACAGTCTCGGTGGTCGCCAATAAAAACAGAGATAATGCGGCATTCGTCGACCCCGCTGACGCCGTCACAGCAAACTGCTCTGGAACTGATAGCGCAGGGTACCGATGAGGACGGGACAGTTACACACGACGCAGCTGTTGATCTCCTCACTGACGGTGGTTTTGAGCGGGCAGAGACAGAGGATCTTCTTGAGCAACTGTTGTTGAAAGGCTATCTCTACGAATCGACGGCTGGGCTTCGGCTCACCGGTTGAGCCCGTTCATACGAGTCTTTGAAACTAAGACGCAACGCGCTCGTGATGTTGTTAACCAACACTCCGTAACAATACCATTTGTGTTGGTTAACACACTAGCGAATCTGATACAGACACCACCGTTTCCGGTGTCTTGAACACAGACCTCATCGACCGATGCGTGATTGGATTCTGAGTACAGTCGTGAACGTTGTATCTGGTATCAGTATCGGACATACGTCATCGCTGTCGGTCGTGCTCCTCGGATGCCGGACCACTGAACCCACTGAGATGCGCATCAATCTTCGTGAGTGCGTCGTCGAAGCGTTCGCGTGGCGACCGGGAATCAGACGATCTGTCGGTCACACGCCGCCGAAGTTCCTCGGCGTGTTCCGGGTCGCCAACAAGGAGGATTCCCTCCTCGAAGACTGATGCAGCAACGCCTGGTGGGAGGGTGTGGATATCGACGAGGTCTACGTCATCTGTTTCGAGTGCCTCACTCAAATCTGCACTCAGACTAAAGAACGCATCATTGTACGCTGGATCCTCGCGCTGAGTCGTTTTCAACTCGACTGCGATGTCGATGTCACTCGTTGGATGGGTTGTTGCTGTCGTGTGGGAACCAAAGAAAAGTGCACACTGCACCAAGTGCTCCCGAAGAATCCCCCGAATCGTCTCAATGGGGATGGAATCGTCGATGGTAGCCGACTCAACGGGTCTCATTGTTGATTGTCGCCGCGACAGCGTTGCAGGCGAGCTCGTTTAGTGAGCTTGCGCTCCTCTTGAGCGGTCACCCAATCACGGAGGTCACTGCACACATCGTCGATTGTCCGGTCACCACTCGCCTCTGCAACAGTGGCAGCGTCAACGGCTGCCGGTGTCGACGCGTCGTACGCCGCTTCGTAGTCTGCGATTCGGGCAGTCAATTCACGAATTCGTTCTTGGAGTTCCTCGACACTGTGTTCGGTCCAGAGCTGGTCGATTCGTCGCCACTCGAAGTAGGCGTCATTGCGTTCGTAGGTAGCTGGGTCGTCGCTCGGGTTCTTCACAACACCAAGTTCTGTGAGGAAGTTGAGGTGTTCCCGTGCGGTATCCGGTGTGATGCCTGCCCGGTCTGCGATGTCAGCGACACGCAGTGGCTCCCTGAGTTGGAGGGCGACGTCGTATATCTTTTCGACCGTCGTCCGGCGCTCGAGCTCAGCCTCCCACTCGGCCACGAGATCTATCGACGGTGGCTCGCTCATGATGCTCGTGAAGAGATTCGTTTGAGAAGCTCATTAACTCACCTCTCGAAGCCGCCTTCGTGTTCCTTGAAACGCTGAACGCTCGCGGTTTTGTTAACCAACAGTACCGGTATTAGCGGCTCATGTTGGTTAACGTAAGTGACCTGTCTCAAAAACTTGAGTTCGCGCCAAGGACAGGAGCCCACTCGCGCTCTGTGCATATTCCGAGAACTCGAACACGGCCTCACCAAGAGTTAATACACTATCCATAGTACATAGATTGTGATGTCTGCCGATGACCGAATTGCAACCACGCCGAACCCTGAGGCGACATTCAATGATCTGCTCACCTACGCCGAGTTGCTGAACACGCCGCGACTCGCTCGCCTCTATAGCTACATCCTCCGGTACGGCCCCGTCGAGATTGAGGCCATCAAGACTGACCTCGACATGGCGCACTCGACGACGTACAAGTACATCGGACAACTTGAGGAAATGAGCGTGCTCACGCGGGACGAGGACGTGACGCCAGCAACGGTCACGGTTGATCCGATTCGACTCCAGCTCGACACCGAACACGGGGAAGTGCTCGCAACGCCGACGCTCGTCGATGCGATTGGACGACAACTTGATACCGAGGATATCCGCGTCTTCGTTGAGCGCCAAGGAATCGCCAAACTTGCCGCTGCACTCCACTACACGCTTCGTATCATGGCCGGTGAACTCACACAGCGGACTGCGGCAACGAAACTTGGTGTCCACCCTGTCGAAGGGATGACTGTGTTCACCGCCCTCCAAGACGTCGTCTCTGACTCTCCCTCATCATTAGTCGCTTCCAGGTGATCATCCTCGTCGACATTGCTGATACCAGAGGTTCCAGTCTGCGCAGTCTTGGCTCGGTGAGACGCTCAATTGTTGTGATGCTCTTGTACGCGCTCTCTAACCCAGTCTAGAACGCCGAAAAGCACACCGAGGTGGTGTTCATCCTCGAATGGTGAGGCTTCCACTGCAGCACTAGCATCTGGGGGCGGATGATAGTGGGCAGTCGGAGCGTTCGGTTTCGGATGCTTATCCCACCGACATTGCCACGTCTTGTCTTGAGAAATCTCCAAATAGTGCACCGAATATGCGCCGCCTTCGAACCACCGAATATCAAGCCGCACCTCCGTGACTGACGCCGGATACTGTTCGGCATCAATCTGGAGTTCTAGCACACGCGGCGATAGTGAGTCAGGTCGAAACTGCCACGTAAGAACCAGCGGATGGATTGCGGCTCGCTGTGCCAGTAACTCCAGTGTCGTCACATCAAGTGGCCTGCTTGGACTTTCAGATCGATCAACCACGCTATGCTTGCGCCCGGTCGTCATGCGTCGATTCGGCTCGCTGAACCGCCTGCTTCAACACCGAAATGTCACGACGAACCGTCCGCCACTCGCTCAAATCATCCCACCGCTCATGCACCGACTCATGATCAGGCTCTACATTGTCGGGTTCGACGACTGCATCTGGGCTTGGAACACCATATTCATCTTGGAATTGGCGGTCTTCCTCGATCAGTTCGTCAACCCGACGCCGCAACTCACTGGCGCTGTATTCACCAGCTATTTCTTCGATACGCTTCCACCGAAAGTACGATGGATTTCGCCTGTAGCCAGCAGGCCGGGTGTCAGTTTTCTCTGCAATCCCCATTTCGACGAGTTGCGAGAGCGCTTCTCGAGCACCGTTCTCCGAACAATCTGCCCATTCAGCGAACTCTTTTGCAGACCCGGATTCGTACGTCCCAACGAGGACGTCGTAGACACGCTGAAACGTCGTCCGATTCTTCTGCCACTGCCCACGTGCCCCATCTTCAGACGGTCTCTCCTCGTCCATAGACTCATCTTCGCGACCTAAACGCATATATATTGTCTCCAAATCGGATATCTGTGTCAGAAAATCACTCTCCACTTCCAAAGAGTCGCTTTGTCTGCCCCCCGCAACGGCGCTAACCCTGATTTCTCATCATCACTCACGTGTTGGCTCTCCTCTTGGCTCATACCCGGCGGTTAGCAAGATATTCGATATCGCCAGTCATGTATGGCGAAGCAGAAAGTTCGACGCCTCTGCAAAAAGCTTTAGAACAGTGAGGGAAGCCCACGACTGTAGTCGTGGGAGAAGTCATTAGTCGGTTCTACGCTCGAGAACGGTAACGATATCGGACAGATTGAAGAGACAAAGATCATCACGCTCGTCTGCAGCCTCCTCGACCGAGCGTTTGAACCCAGAACGGCTGAACAAGGCGAATTCATACGCTGGCTCACCACCTCCGATGGGTGTCCAGTCGATATGCTCCACGTCGTCTTCGAGATCCGTGAGCACGTCATAACCGAGGGGGGTGGTGGTGAATTTCGCTTCGCCAGCGATTAGCGTTGACTCGTCAGTTGGTGCGACGACATCTACCTCTCGGCCCTTGTACCACCACTGGCTTGGCACCTGTGTGAGCTGGTAGTTTGAGTAGAGCGCCGGCACTGCCTGGTGACAGAGCGATTCGAACGTTTCGCTGACGAAGTCGGGCAACTCCGGTTCGATGAGATCCGCGTAGGCATTCTCGCCGTAGAGTTCGTACTGTCCCCCGCGGCCGTAGAGATAGCGGAAGTAAAACCGGAACACGGGATCCCGAATCTGGTATCGCGTTCGCTTGCTGCGTGCCGGGTCAGCGAGTGCTGGATGGTGTTTCTCGATGATCTGGAGTGTTTCCAGCCGGTCGAAGTAGTACGACGTGTTCGTGCTCTCGATGCCGGCTCCCTGGGCGATCTCGTTTCGACTGCGGTTCCCGCTGGCCATCGATTCCAGTACAGAAAAATACGTGTTTACCTCGTTGAGCTCCATCTGGAGGACGGTTTCGGGCTCGTCGTGGAGTGGGCCATCCGGGTCGCACAAAAGCCGCATGATATTCTCTCCGAAGCTCTGTGATGAATCGAGCGGGCTGAGATATCGGGGTGTGCCGCCGAAGACGCCGTATACAAACACCCGTTCTTCGGAACCGTACGTTGGCACGAACTTTTGGATAGAACGAAACGGCAGCTGGGTGAGTTCGAGGCGGCCATTCGGAGTCTGGGACACTCGGCCGTAGAGTGGCGCACCGCCATCGAGGACGTGGGTATGAATCATGCCGATTGCAGAGCCTGTGAGTACGAGCGTCGCCTGACTCTCGTCGACAGCTGTATCCCACAGGTGTTGAATGACCGACGGAAGCCCTTCGTTCGATTCAATGAGGTACGGGAATTCGTCGATGACGATGATGGCGTCTCTATCGGTGAGGTACGTTAAGAGCGGTTCCCATTCCTCTTTGACGGCCGTGATGTCTGGATAGGTCGTCGCTGCTGCCTCGACGAATCGCCTGAGCTGTGTCGTCGCTGTTCCTTGAACTGCCTGATAGTACACGGCATCGTCGCGGTCGGCAATCGATTGGCGGACGAGTTCGCTCTTGCCGATCTGGCGGCGCCCATAGATGATTGCGAGTTCTGCAGCGTCACTCTCATAGAGGGCCTGCAACCGATCGAGTTCATCGACACGATTGACGAACTGGTCCATACTCCCAGTCGTGGTGGGAGATACATACGTGTTCCGAAGTTAGGGGTAGAACTATAATAGTTTGAACTCTAATAGTCTGAACTCTAATTCGGTGAGCCAATCATTCGAGCTACTACCCACTAAGGCTCCGACAGACATCTCCAAATGTCCCGTCAGTCCTCTTGTGAGCGGATTTCGTTAACCTGCTGCTCAAGCCGGCGGAGGATCTGAACGCGTCCCCGGTTTGCATTCTCGTAGGCAACGCAGGCTTGCAACGTCTCCATGTCGTTGATCGTCACGATACCGGCGTTGATGAGCCGCGTGTTTGGTGGCTCGAGACGTTTGGCGTAAGACCGCCCGATTCTACAGATTGATCTGATGACTCACTCACTGATGTTCGCCTCCGCGTTTTTGAAGCGAGAAAAAACGGTTCTAGGTTGACCTGCTTCCGTGACCGGCTATCAGCTGCATGTCACGCACTGAGACCCCACTGAACATCGTCTTCGACTGCCTGCAGGTCGCGTTCTGCACGTTTGACGCGGTCACGTCTAACGAGTTCAACCGCCGTTTCTCGGTCGATTTCGTCGTTCACGTACCGTAAGAGGACGAGGTCTATCCAGAGGTCTTTGACACCGCGTTCTAACGCCTGTTCGAGGATCTCTGACTCGGGGATGTCCCGTGCTTCGGCGATTTCTTGCACCCGTTCGGTGAGATCCGTGGCCATGGCTAGATGATTGCGCTGTGGTAACCTAAACGTCTGTGGGCGCCATCGTGTTGTTACTCGGCGTCTGTTCGAAACAGACGCTTCGTCCGCCTCCACAACGACGCCGATCCTGGCTCCCCATCATTACTCACGTGTTGGCTCTCCGCTTTGCTCACTGACTCAGTATCGTCGTCTGAGAGCTCCGACTCCAGTCGCTGGACCTCCGCTTCAAGCCATTCGATCCGCTTGTCTTTCCGCTTGATACGCGTCTCCAGTGTTCCCACACGCTCTGCCAACAATCGATTCTTCTCACTCACATATGCATCACTACGATCTTCAGAAGCCTTGGGCGACTCCGATGGCTCTGAAACAGACTTAGTCGTCTCTTTCTGCGACGGCGTATAGAACTCAGACGTCGTCTGTATCGCACGCTCGATAGTCTTCTCTCCATACGTCGATCCATCAGCGTAGTGCACCTCGTCCCACTTCTCGCGAGTCAACCCCGACCGACGGAACAGCTGGTCCATCTGGGTCTTGTCGCCGCCGCTCCAGAAGGCCAGCAGACAACACAACGCCATATCCGCTTCTGAGTTGCTGTCGTATCCACTCGTATTCCCATTCCACAGTCGATCGAACTTCGCCCCGTTCGAGGCGTTCTTCGCTTTTTCCAGGAGTGTGTCGTCGTCGAGTGACGTGCTAGATGTAGACTCATCACGTCGTGTAACATCCATAGACCTGTTCGTTGCTTGGGTGGGTGTTTCCTCAGCGATATACTCCCGATGGATTGCTTCGAGAGCGTCTTGTCGGGTTGCCACCTTGGTTGGCGTCCCTGTCACCCGGTCGCCGGTGACGGTGAAAAAGCGCGCTGTGTCGTAACACTCGATTTTGCCACGTCGGTTGCGTCCCTCGGGTAATGCGCCTTGAATGAGCACGTGATACCCAGTTCCCGATGGTGAGATTTCGGTATATGAATCCAAGCGCGTGATGATGTCCTGTGCATCGCCGTCAGTGTCGCCTGTTTCGGGATCACGACAGTCGTCAAGGTCGACGCCGACGATGGGGTCTTCCTCGGTGAACACAAATCCAATTCCATCCGCCCGACCATGTTCGAGATACTCGCATGCAGTCTGGAAGTCTGCCCATGTTTCGGGGTCCGTCGACGAGGCGAACGACCCGACGCCTGGGACCACCGGAATTTTCGTTTTCTTCCCGTCACGTTTCTCCTGTCGCCAACACACCCACTGGGGTCGTTCAGCGAGTTCTTCGGGGATTGATTCCTGTGTCAGAGCTTCGGTAGGTTCGTCAGTCATTGGGTGTCTCCTCTCGGAGCTGCGCCCCTTTTGGCGCCAGAAAAAATCTCCCTGGATTCGCTTCGCTCACTTCCAACGGCCTCACCCCCCTCTATACTAGTTGGTTTTTGCGATGCGGAATTGCAAAAACCGCAAATAGAAGTGCTATATCGCAGTCCTACCGCATATACCGCATTTTCCTGAACGGGTGTCTCTGATACCGCATAACGATATTGGGTGGAACGCCGCCACGTCTTGCGATTTTGCTGATTTCTCCGCATCGCAAAATCCGTTTGCCGTAA is from Haloprofundus halophilus and encodes:
- a CDS encoding DUF7342 family protein: MDEERPSEDGARGQWQKNRTTFQRVYDVLVGTYESGSAKEFAEWADCSENGAREALSQLVEMGIAEKTDTRPAGYRRNPSYFRWKRIEEIAGEYSASELRRRVDELIEEDRQFQDEYGVPSPDAVVEPDNVEPDHESVHERWDDLSEWRTVRRDISVLKQAVQRAESTHDDRAQA
- a CDS encoding ATP-binding protein, with the protein product MDQFVNRVDELDRLQALYESDAAELAIIYGRRQIGKSELVRQSIADRDDAVYYQAVQGTATTQLRRFVEAAATTYPDITAVKEEWEPLLTYLTDRDAIIVIDEFPYLIESNEGLPSVIQHLWDTAVDESQATLVLTGSAIGMIHTHVLDGGAPLYGRVSQTPNGRLELTQLPFRSIQKFVPTYGSEERVFVYGVFGGTPRYLSPLDSSQSFGENIMRLLCDPDGPLHDEPETVLQMELNEVNTYFSVLESMASGNRSRNEIAQGAGIESTNTSYYFDRLETLQIIEKHHPALADPARSKRTRYQIRDPVFRFYFRYLYGRGGQYELYGENAYADLIEPELPDFVSETFESLCHQAVPALYSNYQLTQVPSQWWYKGREVDVVAPTDESTLIAGEAKFTTTPLGYDVLTDLEDDVEHIDWTPIGGGEPAYEFALFSRSGFKRSVEEAADERDDLCLFNLSDIVTVLERRTD
- a CDS encoding phage NrS-1 polymerase family protein, with the translated sequence MTDEPTEALTQESIPEELAERPQWVCWRQEKRDGKKTKIPVVPGVGSFASSTDPETWADFQTACEYLEHGRADGIGFVFTEEDPIVGVDLDDCRDPETGDTDGDAQDIITRLDSYTEISPSGTGYHVLIQGALPEGRNRRGKIECYDTARFFTVTGDRVTGTPTKVATRQDALEAIHREYIAEETPTQATNRSMDVTRRDESTSSTSLDDDTLLEKAKNASNGAKFDRLWNGNTSGYDSNSEADMALCCLLAFWSGGDKTQMDQLFRRSGLTREKWDEVHYADGSTYGEKTIERAIQTTSEFYTPSQKETTKSVSEPSESPKASEDRSDAYVSEKNRLLAERVGTLETRIKRKDKRIEWLEAEVQRLESELSDDDTESVSKAESQHVSNDGEPGSASLWRRTKRLFRTDAE